In one window of Limnohabitans sp. MORI2 DNA:
- a CDS encoding rhamnan synthesis F family protein, protein MSALNRRRKAKLPSRYVSRAKFEDVEAKYQCLVSAITSLENSLAKQPELRCLQPMSFQPKDKEVCLFVSYSPIALIKPHVRHHIKALRSANIAVALVINVDDVNADLTQLDVADLDLSGLYIRPNVGFDFGAWSQLYAMLDARADLDRLYLANDSMIGPLSEHMFKGMMEKIHHSSADMVGLLGNPIPQFHLQSFFLVFNRSILVDERFQTFFKSLWCLPTKDMVIDFYEVRLTQLIQSCGFVAAPLYEIKTAAYQKTNLVIFNLDELLELDFPYVKTSMVTSAAGKKILKSFNLSF, encoded by the coding sequence TTGAGCGCGTTGAATCGTCGACGAAAGGCCAAGCTTCCATCTCGTTATGTCAGTCGCGCAAAGTTTGAGGATGTTGAGGCTAAATATCAATGCCTTGTTAGCGCCATAACAAGCTTGGAAAACTCGTTGGCAAAACAACCTGAATTGCGTTGCCTGCAGCCGATGAGTTTTCAGCCAAAAGACAAAGAAGTTTGCCTTTTTGTGTCTTATTCGCCCATCGCGTTGATCAAGCCGCATGTGCGCCATCACATCAAGGCATTGCGAAGTGCGAACATTGCAGTTGCACTTGTGATCAACGTGGATGACGTCAATGCTGACTTAACTCAATTGGATGTGGCTGACCTGGATTTATCTGGGCTTTATATCCGCCCTAATGTTGGGTTTGATTTTGGTGCATGGTCACAGCTTTACGCCATGTTGGATGCGCGTGCTGATCTGGATCGTTTGTACCTCGCGAATGACAGCATGATTGGGCCGCTGTCTGAACACATGTTCAAGGGTATGATGGAAAAAATCCATCACTCATCTGCTGACATGGTTGGACTGCTTGGCAACCCAATACCGCAGTTTCATCTGCAAAGCTTCTTTTTGGTTTTCAATCGTTCGATCTTGGTCGATGAACGATTCCAAACCTTCTTCAAGTCGCTGTGGTGTTTGCCAACCAAAGATATGGTGATCGATTTTTACGAGGTGCGACTCACGCAGTTGATCCAGAGTTGTGGCTTTGTTGCAGCGCCTTTGTATGAAATCAAAACGGCTGCGTATCAAAAAACAAATCTCGTTATTTTTAATTTAGACGAGTTGTTAGAGTTGGATTTTCCGTACGTTAAAACCAGTATGGTTACAAGCGCTGCAGGCAAGAAGATTCTCAAGTCTTTTAATTTATCTTTCTAA
- a CDS encoding glycosyltransferase, whose translation MTATWTTPDDAPELTEAFFQNAVIHKATSPTTQPSICIHFVRGGPAYLPEIDAYVDFINSHGHQALVHDTGATVPLNAQVVWWMCGRVPSAEARRLKNAFHIHEYASTSAPPKAWLKDFIKHWTQPKPDYRLFQNGWVRERMGFDDGVPHALRDMGVAQTFFDAATQAAHTEFDLVYLGEMNRLLPFVPLLQSIHEAGRTLLLVGDVPDALRTQLPTSVACTGRVPHADVPHQLRRARFGLNLVSNIEPYNQQTSTKLLEYCAVGLPVVSNDYAWVRYFAAHYQGNFHFLRDEPSSWIPSFGEALEAYPYVVPDVRDLAWPKLLNKLSIWQHLHITGGAQ comes from the coding sequence ATGACCGCTACGTGGACTACACCGGATGACGCGCCCGAATTAACCGAAGCATTTTTCCAAAATGCCGTTATTCACAAGGCCACATCACCTACGACCCAACCATCCATCTGCATCCACTTCGTCCGTGGTGGCCCTGCCTACCTGCCCGAGATTGATGCGTATGTTGACTTCATCAACTCGCACGGTCACCAAGCCTTGGTGCACGACACGGGGGCCACTGTGCCGCTCAATGCGCAAGTGGTGTGGTGGATGTGCGGGCGCGTGCCCAGCGCTGAGGCGCGTCGGCTGAAAAACGCTTTTCACATCCACGAATACGCCTCTACCTCCGCCCCACCCAAAGCATGGCTGAAAGACTTCATCAAGCACTGGACACAGCCCAAGCCCGACTACCGCTTGTTTCAAAACGGCTGGGTGCGTGAACGCATGGGCTTTGACGATGGCGTGCCGCACGCCTTGCGTGACATGGGTGTGGCACAAACCTTCTTTGATGCCGCCACACAGGCTGCGCACACCGAGTTTGACTTGGTCTACTTAGGCGAAATGAATCGCCTTCTGCCCTTTGTGCCCCTGCTGCAAAGCATTCACGAAGCAGGCCGCACTTTGCTGCTGGTGGGTGATGTGCCTGATGCACTGCGCACACAGCTACCGACGAGCGTGGCATGTACAGGCCGCGTGCCGCATGCCGATGTGCCCCACCAACTGCGCCGTGCACGTTTTGGATTGAACTTGGTCAGCAACATCGAACCCTACAACCAGCAAACCTCCACCAAGCTGCTGGAGTACTGCGCCGTGGGCCTGCCCGTGGTGAGCAACGACTACGCGTGGGTGCGCTACTTTGCCGCGCACTACCAAGGCAATTTTCATTTCCTGCGCGATGAGCCCAGCAGCTGGATACCCAGCTTTGGCGAAGCGCTGGAGGCTTACCCCTATGTTGTGCCAGATGTGCGCGATTTGGCATGGCCCAAATTGCTGAACAAACTGTCCATTTGGCAGCACCTACACATCACAGGCGGTGCGCAGTGA